One segment of Acidimicrobiales bacterium DNA contains the following:
- the hemL gene encoding glutamate-1-semialdehyde 2,1-aminomutase — protein MTGPTNDSLFARAQAVIPGGVNSPVRAFRSVGGTPYFVAGGSGAHVWDVEGNRYCDYVQSYGASILGHAHPAVVEAVREAALSGTTFGAPTEREVLMAEELVGRVPGLEMVRLVSSGTEATMSAIRLARGATGRPRILKFAGNYHGHMDSLLVAGGSSVAEDATSDSAGVTEGAVADTIVAPYNVVPEIRSDVAVVVVEPVAANMGLVPPAPGFLEGLRTACDDAGALLMFDEVITGFRLGVGGATERFGVTPDLWAFGKVIGGGLPVGAFGASRELMAHLSPLGPVYQAGTLSGNPLATAAGLAALAELDAGAYLQLDSIAARLADGLAAAIGSAGVAVQVPRVGPLVGLFFGDTPVTDFPSAQISGGTGVYRRFFAAMLDRGVALAPGPYEALFPSLAHTDADIDRTVDAAAEAAAELGG, from the coding sequence ATGACCGGACCGACCAACGACTCGCTGTTCGCACGCGCCCAGGCGGTGATCCCGGGCGGGGTCAACTCGCCGGTCCGGGCGTTCCGGTCGGTGGGCGGCACCCCCTACTTCGTCGCCGGAGGCAGCGGTGCCCACGTCTGGGACGTCGAGGGCAACCGCTACTGCGACTACGTGCAGAGCTACGGGGCGTCGATCCTCGGCCACGCCCATCCCGCGGTCGTCGAGGCGGTCCGCGAGGCCGCGCTCAGCGGCACCACCTTCGGTGCTCCCACCGAGCGCGAGGTGCTCATGGCCGAGGAGCTGGTGGGCCGGGTCCCGGGCCTGGAGATGGTGCGCCTGGTGTCGAGCGGGACCGAGGCCACCATGTCGGCCATTCGGCTCGCCCGCGGTGCCACCGGACGTCCACGCATCCTCAAGTTCGCGGGCAACTACCACGGACACATGGACTCGCTGCTGGTGGCCGGCGGCAGCAGCGTCGCCGAGGACGCGACCTCCGACTCGGCCGGTGTCACCGAGGGAGCGGTGGCCGACACGATCGTCGCCCCCTACAACGTGGTGCCCGAGATCCGATCCGACGTGGCGGTCGTCGTCGTCGAACCGGTCGCGGCCAACATGGGGCTCGTCCCGCCCGCGCCCGGCTTCCTCGAGGGGCTGCGGACCGCCTGCGACGATGCGGGCGCGCTGCTGATGTTCGACGAGGTCATCACCGGGTTCCGGCTCGGCGTCGGAGGGGCCACCGAGCGGTTCGGGGTGACCCCGGACCTGTGGGCGTTCGGCAAGGTGATCGGGGGCGGGCTCCCGGTCGGGGCCTTCGGCGCATCCCGCGAGCTGATGGCCCACCTGTCGCCGCTCGGACCCGTCTACCAGGCGGGAACGCTGTCGGGGAACCCGCTGGCCACCGCCGCCGGGCTGGCCGCCCTCGCCGAGCTCGACGCCGGCGCCTACCTCCAGCTCGACTCGATCGCCGCCCGCCTGGCCGACGGGCTGGCTGCGGCCATCGGCTCGGCAGGAGTGGCGGTGCAGGTTCCCCGGGTCGGTCCCCTCGTGGGGCTCTTCTTCGGCGACACCCCGGTGACCGACTTCCCGAGTGCCCAGATCAGCGGAGGCACCGGGGTCTACCGCCGCTTCTTCGCCGCCATGCTCGACCGCGGCGTCGCCCTGGCTCCGGGACCCTATGAGGCACTGTTCCCGAGTCTGGCCCACACCGACGCCGACATCGACCGCACGGTCGACGCTGCCGCCGAGGCGGCCGCAGAGCTGGGCGGCTGA
- the hemB gene encoding porphobilinogen synthase: MSFPQRRLRRLRRTPALRRMVAETRLAPDDLIAPLFVREDITEPQPIGSLPGIVQHTRESLRKEVAELRDLGVPAVILFGIPAVKDARGSGAFDPQGIVQLALRDLRDEVGSDMVLISDLCVDEYTDHGHCGVVTVTGEVDNDATLEIYAETAVAQADAGADIVAPSGMMDGQVMAIRDALDDQSFEQVAIMAYAAKYASGLYGPFREAVDVTIAGGGDRTGYQQDWHNAREAIQEIREDVDEGADIVMVKPALSYLDVIVRARAELDLPIAAYHVSGEYSMVKAAAANGWIDGDAVAVEQITAIKRAGADLILTYFARDLAEALS, from the coding sequence GTGAGCTTTCCCCAGCGCCGTCTCCGCCGTCTCCGCCGCACCCCGGCGCTTCGCCGCATGGTGGCCGAGACGCGGTTGGCACCCGACGACCTCATCGCACCGCTGTTCGTGCGCGAGGACATCACCGAACCCCAGCCCATCGGTTCGTTGCCGGGCATCGTGCAGCACACGCGCGAGTCGCTCCGCAAGGAGGTCGCCGAGCTTCGGGACCTCGGCGTCCCCGCCGTCATCCTCTTCGGCATCCCCGCGGTCAAGGACGCGCGGGGAAGCGGCGCGTTCGACCCCCAGGGCATCGTGCAGCTGGCGCTACGCGACCTGCGTGACGAGGTCGGCTCCGACATGGTGCTCATCTCGGACCTGTGCGTCGACGAGTACACCGACCACGGCCACTGCGGAGTGGTCACCGTCACCGGCGAGGTCGACAACGACGCCACCCTCGAGATCTACGCCGAGACGGCGGTGGCCCAGGCCGACGCGGGGGCCGACATCGTCGCCCCGAGCGGGATGATGGACGGACAGGTCATGGCCATCCGCGACGCGCTCGACGACCAGTCGTTCGAACAGGTCGCCATCATGGCCTATGCCGCCAAGTACGCCTCGGGTCTCTATGGCCCGTTCCGCGAGGCCGTCGACGTCACCATCGCCGGGGGCGGCGATCGCACGGGCTACCAGCAGGACTGGCACAACGCCCGTGAGGCCATCCAGGAGATCCGCGAGGACGTCGACGAGGGGGCCGACATCGTCATGGTCAAGCCCGCGCTCAGCTACCTCGACGTCATCGTGCGGGCGCGGGCCGAGCTCGACCTCCCCATCGCCGCCTACCACGTGTCGGGCGAGTACTCGATGGTGAAGGCGGCCGCGGCCAACGGATGGATCGACGGCGATGCGGTGGCGGTCGAACAGATCACCGCCATCAAGCGGGCCGGCGCCGATCTCATCCTCACCTACTTCGCACGCGACCTGGCCGAGGCCTTGTCGTGA
- a CDS encoding HAD-IA family hydrolase gives MALQAIVFDFDGLILDTEWSVYQAIAGIYSDHGHELDLEWWRSIVGTVGGGDWSQRLEALVGTPLDHDSLNELSVRRHHEYVDALQPLPGVAELIDAAHAEGLRLAVASSSMTRWLDMHLTRLGLHGRFDALCGRDVVDGRAKPAPDVYLAALDATGVEAGAAVAIEDSPHGIAAAKAAGLACVAVPNRITAPGDFSAADLVVDSMASLTLADLQRRFG, from the coding sequence GTGGCCCTGCAGGCCATCGTCTTCGACTTCGACGGGCTCATCCTCGACACCGAGTGGTCCGTCTACCAGGCGATCGCGGGGATCTACTCCGATCACGGGCACGAGCTCGATCTCGAGTGGTGGCGTTCCATCGTCGGCACCGTCGGGGGAGGGGACTGGTCGCAGCGACTCGAGGCGTTGGTCGGAACACCGCTCGACCACGACTCGCTCAACGAGCTGTCGGTTCGACGCCACCACGAGTACGTCGACGCGCTCCAACCACTTCCGGGGGTGGCCGAGCTGATCGACGCGGCCCACGCCGAGGGGCTGCGGCTGGCGGTCGCCTCGTCGTCGATGACCCGCTGGTTGGACATGCACCTCACCCGACTCGGCCTGCACGGGCGATTCGACGCACTGTGCGGCCGAGACGTCGTCGATGGCCGGGCCAAGCCTGCGCCCGATGTGTACCTGGCCGCCCTCGATGCGACCGGTGTCGAGGCCGGTGCCGCCGTCGCGATCGAGGACTCGCCCCATGGGATCGCTGCCGCCAAGGCGGCCGGCCTGGCCTGTGTGGCGGTGCCGAACCGCATCACCGCCCCGGGCGACTTCTCGGCGGCCGATCTGGTTGTCGACTCGATGGCCAGCCTCACCCTCGCCGACCTCCAGCGCCGCTTCGGCTGA
- a CDS encoding uroporphyrinogen-III synthase, producing the protein MERPPLAATTVAVTRATDQASSLVEALRGLGAEVVVMPTIAVVDAADGDAALRASLAGLDRYDWLVVTSTNGADRVASAVTPQALVAAETHLAVIGPGTAEAMATRGFAPDLVPDRFVAEGLLEVFPAPPPGGGRVLLAQAAGARPVLGEGLEAAGWLVDRVEAYRTVHPPVDPVQARAAVAADIVTFTSASTVSGYVAGVGLDPPPRAVACIGPVTAAAARSQGLDVDVVADPHTIAGLVEAIVAHCAATET; encoded by the coding sequence GTGGAGAGGCCTCCGCTCGCCGCAACGACCGTGGCCGTCACCCGCGCCACCGACCAGGCATCATCGCTGGTCGAGGCCCTCCGCGGGCTCGGCGCCGAGGTGGTGGTCATGCCCACCATCGCCGTGGTCGACGCCGCCGACGGGGATGCCGCGCTGCGAGCGTCGCTGGCCGGCCTCGACCGCTACGACTGGCTGGTCGTCACCTCGACCAACGGTGCCGACCGGGTGGCGTCCGCGGTCACCCCGCAGGCCCTGGTCGCAGCAGAGACCCACCTGGCGGTCATCGGTCCCGGCACGGCCGAGGCCATGGCCACCCGCGGGTTCGCTCCGGACCTCGTGCCGGACCGGTTCGTGGCCGAGGGCTTGCTCGAGGTGTTCCCCGCGCCACCACCCGGCGGTGGACGGGTGCTGCTGGCCCAGGCTGCCGGTGCCCGACCGGTGCTGGGTGAGGGGCTCGAGGCCGCCGGCTGGCTGGTCGACCGGGTCGAGGCCTACCGGACGGTCCACCCACCGGTCGACCCTGTCCAGGCGCGAGCCGCGGTCGCCGCCGACATCGTGACCTTCACCTCGGCCTCGACGGTCTCTGGCTACGTCGCCGGGGTCGGCCTGGACCCCCCGCCACGAGCGGTGGCCTGCATCGGCCCCGTCACCGCCGCCGCGGCTCGGTCGCAGGGTCTCGATGTCGACGTGGTGGCGGACCCGCACACCATCGCCGGCCTCGTCGAGGCCATCGTCGCCCACTGCGCCGCGACGGAGACCTGA
- the hemC gene encoding hydroxymethylbilane synthase, with product MLIRAATRGSTLARWQTEHVAALIEAVDPEVTVEEVIVETTADRRQDVPISAMGGKGVFVKEVQAAVLDGRADIAVHSAKDLPSVTHPSLALAAIPERGDPRDALVGATLDELRPGAKVATGSIRRRAQLAHLRKGLEFSNLRGNMTTRLEKAAGFDAIIVAAAALQRLGLDEHITQLLDPEVMVPQVGQGALAVECRDDAYDLITLLGQVDHVATRRLVEAERGFLAELGGDCDLPAGAHATLVGDDAVRVDSLLASFDGFTVLRERVESRNGVAAARSAARRLLDERGGAELLAGGQ from the coding sequence ATGTTGATCCGTGCCGCCACCCGCGGCAGCACCCTGGCCCGCTGGCAGACCGAGCACGTCGCCGCGCTCATCGAGGCGGTCGACCCGGAGGTGACCGTCGAGGAGGTCATCGTCGAGACCACCGCCGACCGGCGCCAGGACGTGCCCATCTCCGCCATGGGAGGCAAGGGCGTGTTCGTCAAGGAGGTGCAGGCCGCGGTGCTCGACGGGCGTGCCGACATCGCGGTGCACTCGGCCAAGGACCTGCCGTCGGTGACCCACCCCTCGCTCGCGCTCGCCGCCATCCCCGAGCGTGGCGACCCCCGCGACGCGCTGGTGGGCGCCACCCTCGACGAGCTGCGCCCCGGAGCGAAGGTGGCCACCGGCTCGATCCGGCGCCGCGCCCAGCTCGCCCACCTGCGCAAGGGGCTGGAGTTCTCCAACCTGCGGGGCAACATGACCACCCGGCTCGAGAAGGCCGCGGGATTCGACGCCATCATCGTCGCCGCCGCGGCGTTGCAGCGCCTGGGTCTCGACGAACACATCACCCAACTGCTCGATCCCGAGGTCATGGTCCCCCAGGTGGGACAGGGCGCCCTCGCCGTCGAGTGTCGCGACGACGCCTACGACCTCATCACCCTGCTCGGCCAGGTCGATCACGTTGCCACCCGGCGCCTGGTCGAGGCCGAACGGGGATTCCTCGCTGAGCTGGGGGGCGACTGCGACCTGCCCGCCGGCGCCCACGCAACCCTGGTGGGCGACGACGCGGTTCGCGTCGACTCGCTCCTCGCGTCCTTCGACGGCTTCACGGTGCTGCGCGAGCGGGTCGAGTCGCGCAACGGGGTGGCTGCGGCCCGCTCGGCGGCCCGGCGCCTCCTCGACGAGCGTGGCGGAGCCGAGCTGCTGGCGGGTGGGCAATAG
- a CDS encoding glutamyl-tRNA reductase, producing MSVVAIGLNHRTVPLELLERMTVDAGRVPKVLAGLCSRDHLSEAVVLSTCNRMEIYAVAERFHGAYGDIREALADVAYLAPEEFSDHLYAHYDADAVRHLFAVAAGLDSAVLGESEILGQVKGAWELAQTEGTSGTALNLLFRHAVETGKRARTETTISHHTTSISQAAVAMAVDRLGALDGRKVMVLGAGEMGEGMATSLLGAGAGEVMVANRTWERAVEVADRVGGRAVRLSDLSDALAGIDLLLTSTGASSLMVEHGDLAATMAARPDRPMLIVDIAVPRDVDPAAAELDGVTLLDMNDLRRFAEAGMRGRQAEVVAVRAIVEDELTRFLDTRSAREAAPLISELRTRAESVRQHELDRYRSRLAHLDERDRETIEALTRGVLAKVFHDPTVRLKDAAGTPRGDRLAEALRDLFDL from the coding sequence GTGTCCGTCGTCGCCATTGGCCTGAACCACCGCACGGTCCCGCTCGAGCTGCTCGAACGCATGACCGTCGACGCCGGCCGCGTCCCCAAGGTCCTGGCCGGCCTCTGCAGCCGCGATCACCTCAGCGAGGCGGTCGTGCTCTCCACCTGTAACCGGATGGAGATCTACGCGGTGGCCGAGCGCTTCCACGGCGCCTACGGCGACATCCGCGAGGCCCTCGCCGATGTCGCCTACCTCGCTCCCGAGGAGTTCTCCGACCACCTCTACGCCCACTACGACGCCGACGCGGTCCGCCACCTCTTCGCGGTCGCGGCCGGACTCGACTCCGCCGTGCTCGGCGAGAGCGAGATCCTCGGCCAGGTCAAGGGCGCATGGGAGCTCGCCCAGACCGAAGGCACCAGCGGGACGGCGCTCAACCTGTTGTTCCGTCACGCGGTCGAGACCGGCAAGCGGGCCCGCACCGAGACCACGATCAGCCACCACACCACGTCCATCTCCCAGGCCGCGGTGGCCATGGCCGTCGACCGGCTCGGCGCCCTCGACGGACGCAAGGTGATGGTGCTCGGCGCCGGCGAGATGGGCGAGGGCATGGCCACGTCGCTGCTGGGCGCCGGTGCCGGCGAGGTGATGGTCGCCAACCGCACCTGGGAGCGCGCCGTCGAGGTGGCCGACCGCGTCGGCGGGCGGGCGGTGCGTCTGTCCGACCTTTCCGATGCCCTCGCCGGGATCGACCTGCTGCTCACCTCCACCGGGGCCTCGTCGCTCATGGTCGAGCACGGCGACCTCGCCGCCACCATGGCGGCCCGCCCCGACCGCCCGATGCTCATCGTCGACATCGCCGTCCCCCGCGACGTCGATCCGGCTGCCGCCGAGCTCGATGGCGTCACCTTGCTCGACATGAACGACCTGCGACGCTTCGCCGAGGCAGGGATGCGTGGCCGCCAGGCCGAGGTCGTCGCCGTCCGGGCCATCGTCGAGGACGAGCTCACCCGGTTCCTCGACACCCGATCGGCTCGCGAAGCCGCCCCGCTCATCTCCGAGCTGCGCACCCGTGCCGAGTCGGTCCGCCAGCACGAGCTCGACCGCTACCGCAGCCGGCTCGCCCACCTCGACGAACGAGACCGCGAGACCATCGAGGCGCTGACCCGCGGCGTGCTCGCCAAGGTGTTCCACGACCCCACGGTGCGGCTGAAGGACGCCGCCGGCACCCCGCGCGGCGATCGCCTGGCCGAGGCGCTCCGCGACCTGTTCGACCTCTGA
- a CDS encoding redox-sensing transcriptional repressor Rex, which translates to MSEQERRIPEATVARLPIYLRCLVEMAEERTPTVSSERLAELAGVNAAKVRKDLSYLGSYGTRGVGYDVEFLLFQMSRELGLTQDWPVVIAGVGNLGQALANYGGFTDRGFPVGALVDVDAAKVGTSIAGVTVHHLDELGDLVDSKGITIGVIATPAAAAQGVAERMVDAGVGSILNFSPSVLSLEPTVSVRKVDLAVELQILSFYRRRADGPSAVGPDAALDR; encoded by the coding sequence ATGAGCGAGCAGGAGCGTCGGATCCCCGAGGCAACCGTGGCTCGGCTCCCGATCTATCTGCGGTGCCTCGTGGAGATGGCCGAGGAGCGGACGCCGACGGTCTCGTCGGAGCGGTTGGCCGAACTGGCGGGAGTGAACGCGGCCAAGGTGCGCAAGGACCTCTCCTACCTGGGCTCCTACGGGACCCGTGGGGTGGGCTACGACGTCGAGTTCCTCCTGTTCCAGATGAGTCGCGAGCTGGGGCTCACCCAGGACTGGCCGGTCGTCATCGCCGGGGTCGGAAACCTCGGACAGGCGCTGGCCAACTACGGCGGGTTCACCGATCGAGGCTTCCCGGTCGGCGCGCTGGTCGACGTCGATGCGGCCAAGGTCGGCACATCGATCGCCGGGGTCACGGTCCACCACCTCGACGAGCTGGGCGACCTGGTCGACTCCAAAGGGATCACGATCGGGGTGATCGCCACACCCGCCGCGGCGGCACAGGGCGTCGCCGAGCGCATGGTGGACGCCGGTGTCGGCTCCATCCTCAACTTCTCGCCCAGCGTGCTCTCGCTCGAACCGACGGTGTCGGTCCGCAAGGTCGACCTGGCTGTCGAGCTCCAGATCCTGAGCTTCTACCGCCGGCGTGCCGACGGGCCCTCGGCGGTGGGCCCCGACGCCGCGCTCGACCGCTGA
- a CDS encoding long-chain fatty acid--CoA ligase, giving the protein MNLASITDRHPDDKVALVSHGTSITYGDLGGHVGAIRGGLSAMGLEPGDRIAIICANNRYFVETFFAALGAGLVVVPLNPLSPALELAREIDTVGARAVLVGPTAGRVVAGIESSRIPTVEHLVAARPGDVAGATAFSALVANDPAPVIEREPDDLAVLIFTSGTAGAPRAAMLTHGNLMANIDQVQAVESIARRADDTTYGILPLFHIFGLNVVLTPALSVGATVVLVERFDPTTAVESITDHEVTAITGPPTMWAAFAHTPDLPRDAFATVRLAVSGASKLSVEVAERMLDRFGLRVYEGYGLTEASPVVAYSVGTGAPVGSIGRPLPGVEMRLVDAEGDDAFVGDAGEIWVRGPNVFGGYWKDPDATASVLDADGWLHTGDLAVIDDDGYLFIVDRAKDLIIVSGFNVYPAEVEEALVEHPGVAEAAVVGVDHPHTGEAVKAYVVVEPGTECEEDDIIAFLGDRLARYKCPSKIRFVDEIPRGLGGKILRRTLA; this is encoded by the coding sequence GTGAACCTGGCATCGATCACCGACCGGCACCCGGACGACAAGGTCGCCCTGGTGAGCCACGGCACCAGCATCACCTACGGCGACCTGGGTGGGCACGTCGGAGCGATCCGGGGTGGGTTGTCGGCCATGGGTCTCGAACCGGGCGACCGGATCGCCATCATCTGTGCCAACAACCGCTACTTCGTCGAAACGTTTTTTGCCGCGCTGGGCGCGGGCTTGGTCGTGGTGCCGCTCAACCCGCTCAGCCCCGCGCTCGAGCTCGCCCGCGAGATCGACACGGTCGGTGCCCGGGCGGTCCTGGTCGGGCCGACCGCCGGCCGGGTCGTGGCCGGCATCGAGTCCAGCCGGATCCCCACCGTCGAGCACCTGGTCGCTGCTCGACCCGGCGACGTTGCCGGGGCAACCGCCTTCAGCGCGTTGGTCGCCAACGACCCGGCCCCCGTGATCGAGCGCGAGCCCGATGACCTCGCCGTGCTCATCTTCACCAGCGGCACCGCCGGTGCCCCGCGCGCGGCCATGCTCACCCACGGCAACCTGATGGCCAACATCGACCAGGTGCAGGCCGTCGAGTCGATCGCCCGCCGGGCCGACGACACCACCTATGGCATCCTCCCTCTGTTCCACATTTTCGGACTCAACGTGGTGCTCACCCCGGCACTGTCGGTGGGAGCCACCGTGGTGCTGGTCGAGCGGTTCGATCCCACGACCGCGGTCGAGTCGATCACCGACCACGAGGTCACCGCGATCACCGGCCCACCCACCATGTGGGCGGCCTTTGCCCACACGCCCGACCTGCCCCGCGACGCCTTCGCCACCGTCCGCCTCGCGGTGTCGGGCGCCTCCAAGCTCTCGGTCGAGGTCGCCGAACGGATGCTCGACCGATTCGGACTCCGGGTCTATGAAGGGTACGGACTCACCGAGGCGTCGCCGGTCGTGGCCTACTCGGTCGGCACGGGCGCACCGGTGGGCTCCATCGGGCGTCCGTTGCCCGGTGTCGAGATGCGACTCGTCGACGCCGAGGGCGACGACGCCTTCGTGGGTGACGCCGGCGAGATCTGGGTCCGTGGGCCCAACGTGTTCGGCGGCTACTGGAAGGACCCCGACGCCACCGCGTCGGTGCTCGACGCCGACGGTTGGCTCCACACGGGCGATCTGGCGGTGATCGACGACGACGGCTACCTGTTCATCGTCGATCGGGCCAAGGACCTCATCATCGTGTCGGGCTTCAACGTCTATCCCGCCGAGGTCGAGGAGGCCCTGGTCGAGCATCCCGGTGTCGCCGAGGCCGCCGTGGTGGGTGTCGATCACCCCCACACCGGCGAAGCGGTCAAGGCCTATGTCGTGGTCGAACCCGGTACCGAGTGCGAGGAGGACGACATCATCGCCTTCCTCGGCGATCGGTTGGCCCGCTACAAGTGCCCGTCGAAGATCCGGTTCGTCGACGAGATCCCACGCGGGCTCGGAGGCAAGATCCTGCGCCGGACCCTGGCCTGA
- a CDS encoding ABC transporter ATP-binding protein — translation MTARADRDLVEPAIATHQLTRRFPSGIALDGLDLEVYPGEVLALLGPNGAGKTTTIRLLNGVLTPSEGSATVLGLDPTRHGHELRRRTGVLTENAGLDDRLTARENLEATARIRGFSAAAARRRTDELLERFTMADRADVAVQGASTGQRKRLALIRALLHEPEVLFLDEPTSGLDPAATRDVVDLIGTLASEHGRTIILSTHFLGEAGRLADRMAVLNRGCLRIAGRPAEIAEAMWHGLPVELDLAAPAPRPTLDTIASVDGVIEARASATGARAVVDDREVLPRVVVALVAAGVPVYGSTARPPTLEDIYFAIEEQIAAEEGRPVGSAP, via the coding sequence GTGACGGCTCGCGCCGACCGGGACCTGGTGGAACCGGCCATCGCGACCCACCAGCTGACCCGCCGGTTCCCGAGCGGTATCGCCCTCGATGGGCTCGATCTGGAGGTCTACCCGGGGGAGGTGCTGGCCCTGCTGGGACCCAACGGTGCCGGAAAGACGACCACGATCCGGCTGCTCAACGGCGTGCTCACCCCGAGCGAGGGGTCGGCGACGGTACTGGGGCTCGACCCGACCCGGCACGGCCACGAGCTGCGGCGACGCACCGGAGTCCTCACCGAGAACGCCGGACTCGACGACCGCCTGACCGCCCGCGAGAACCTGGAGGCGACCGCCCGCATCCGTGGCTTCTCCGCCGCGGCCGCCCGGCGACGGACCGACGAGCTCCTCGAGCGGTTCACCATGGCCGACCGGGCCGACGTCGCGGTCCAGGGCGCGTCGACGGGACAGCGCAAGCGGCTCGCCCTCATCCGCGCGCTGTTGCACGAACCGGAGGTCTTGTTCCTCGACGAACCCACCTCCGGGCTCGACCCTGCCGCCACCCGCGACGTCGTCGACCTGATCGGCACCCTGGCATCGGAGCACGGGAGGACCATCATCTTGAGCACCCACTTCCTCGGCGAAGCAGGGCGGCTGGCCGACCGGATGGCGGTGCTCAACCGCGGATGTCTGCGGATCGCGGGCAGACCGGCCGAGATCGCCGAGGCGATGTGGCACGGGCTTCCGGTCGAGCTCGATCTCGCCGCACCGGCACCGCGACCGACACTCGACACGATCGCCTCGGTCGACGGCGTGATCGAAGCTCGAGCCAGCGCCACGGGCGCGCGGGCGGTCGTCGACGACCGCGAGGTCCTTCCCCGCGTCGTGGTGGCACTGGTCGCGGCCGGGGTGCCGGTCTATGGCAGCACCGCCCGACCGCCGACCCTCGAAGACATCTACTTCGCCATCGAGGAGCAGATCGCGGCCGAGGAGGGCCGTCCGGTGGGGAGCGCGCCGTGA
- a CDS encoding ABC transporter permease subunit: MSPVRSPNNTPMAPPVGPEPVPTGRDWNAIAAIIRKDLTAVRRSKAVMIPMLAVPTLLLVILPLLIGLAARGQDADLTNFLASMPSGLAAPIQNLPPGEQLIVLVNGYLLAPLFLIVPLMVSAVLAADAFAGEKERRTLETLLHLPIQNRDLFLAKLLGAFIPAVLVSWVGFVLFCVVANTVAWPVMHRVFVPTRLWVVMILWVAPAVATLGLGVMVRVSIRAGSTQEANQLGGAVVLPLIFLAVGQSTGLLLLDLPIAVAIGAVIWVLALALTARGARKFTRDQLAARI, translated from the coding sequence GTGAGCCCGGTCCGCAGCCCGAACAACACTCCGATGGCACCTCCGGTGGGCCCCGAGCCCGTCCCCACCGGGCGGGACTGGAACGCGATCGCGGCGATCATCCGCAAGGATCTGACGGCGGTCCGGCGGTCGAAGGCGGTCATGATCCCGATGCTTGCGGTACCCACCTTGTTGCTCGTGATCCTGCCGTTGCTGATCGGTCTGGCCGCGCGAGGCCAAGACGCCGACCTGACCAACTTCCTCGCGTCGATGCCCTCGGGACTGGCCGCACCCATCCAGAACCTGCCCCCGGGCGAGCAGCTGATCGTGCTGGTGAACGGCTATCTCCTCGCCCCGCTGTTCCTCATCGTGCCGCTCATGGTCTCGGCGGTGCTCGCCGCCGACGCCTTCGCCGGGGAGAAGGAGCGCCGCACCCTCGAGACGCTGTTGCACCTGCCCATCCAGAACCGCGACCTGTTCCTCGCCAAGCTGCTCGGCGCGTTCATCCCCGCGGTGCTCGTGTCGTGGGTGGGGTTCGTGCTGTTCTGCGTGGTCGCCAACACCGTGGCCTGGCCGGTCATGCATCGTGTTTTCGTTCCCACCCGCTTGTGGGTCGTGATGATCCTGTGGGTGGCACCAGCCGTGGCGACCCTCGGACTGGGGGTGATGGTGCGCGTCTCGATCCGCGCCGGCTCCACCCAGGAAGCCAACCAGCTGGGTGGTGCCGTGGTGCTGCCGCTGATCTTCCTGGCGGTCGGTCAGTCGACCGGACTGCTGCTGCTCGACCTGCCCATCGCCGTGGCGATCGGTGCCGTGATCTGGGTGCTGGCACTGGCACTCACCGCCCGGGGAGCCCGCAAGTTCACCCGCGACCAGCTCGCGGCCCGGATCTGA